Genomic window (Rosa chinensis cultivar Old Blush chromosome 6, RchiOBHm-V2, whole genome shotgun sequence):
CATTTTCAGTATCGATATTGATATTCTTCTTTGTTGCATCTATTGCTCTTAGGAAACTGAATCTTAGTAGAAGAGACTGGGTCAAATTGTGAGAATAGTTTCTAGTTTCTCTTGTTGAAAGAAGGATGTTGAGAATCATCAATATTTAACAGAAATGACATCAATCTAGTAGTATGTCTTCAATTTTTCGCGTGGCTATACATTTTCTGTCTGCTGGGAACCCTTTAGACCTAATGGAACTCTTGTATAACTTTGTTATAGTTTGAGTTCTTTTGGTTTTACCAACTTACCAACTAGTTGTTAAGTTCGGAAAGTGCAGAGACACTTCACTCATAAAGCCTACAAAAACTTCTGTGTATTCATGGAATCATGGAGAATTTTACAGAATACATCGGATACAGTATAGCTAAAAACTTGACATGGAAAATCATGAGAACTGAGTGGAACAAATATTAGATTTTACATGTAAGCAGCCTTCCAATCATCCTTTACATCAacacctcctctctctcttgcaTGAATTCCCCACGTAATGAAATTTACATGAAGCTGAAGTGAGCGAGCATCTGACCTTGACCCTTACGTAGTGTAATTCCTTCCTCGAGAATCATGCTGCAAAATTCTAATGGGAAATTATAGACCATAATATAACGAATTCGTTACTTTATACGTCGATATCTCCAACAATTTTGACCACTTTAACTATGTGTACGATACATGTAAGCCATGATGTCAGGCATTTTGTCTTTATGGTTGTCATTGTCATTCTGTTGATGAGAAATTAGGGTTCTCGCTTCTCCAAGTCAAAatttttggccaagagtcattcAAAATGTCACACTTCAGAAGCTACTAATTGAGACAACCAGTGGTTTGTTCAAATGAATTTGTAGTCCGCAAAGTCTAGCAGCTTTTGTTCTCTTCAGGAACAAATGCCGTGCAGGTTGATGCATCTGATAACAAGTCAAAGTATGGGTCTTTTCGCAGTTTCAATCGTTTTCTCGATTGCATTCATGAAAATTTCAGGCAACAAAGAAACTCCCATGTTTTACTAGCTTCTTTGAAAATTAGTCGCAACTAAATTTTGTTGAATGGTAAAAACCTCCAGCCGTGCAACATTTGCACCATCTTATCTGTTATGAGCGCTAGATGCTTGTGTTTGTAATTCTTTTGAATCGTTTAAGGTTGTAGTTAAGATATTGGATCGAACTCATAATCCCAATTTTTAGTGAGTCATTACCCTCTCAAGACTTGAGGAATGTTGGTAGTCTTAACATTCATCCACCAACATTTgctcattttttttcattagtAGTGCAGTTTTAGAGTCGAAATTAATCATTTTCTAGCTTATTTTTTGTAAAATAATTTTTGCTGATTGATTGAGCAATTTATGCATGAATTAGTCTTCGCCGAAATAATGCATTAGATCTGAAAGTGAATACCATCTAGTATCTATTATCAGTTTGAAAGGTAAAGAAAAGTGGTGTTCACCTATACTTGGGTTaaggaaaatataaaaaaacaaaacaaactttGTCCATTATATATGCCTAGCTTAAATGGTAGCAATTTTAACAGTTACCATAAACGGTAAATTTAAGAAAGGTGTGAATACTTTTTTACTTCGTAGTTAAAGTATTTTTCTCCAACGACTTTGTGCGGCAACGACTGACCAACTGTTGCAACGGAAAGCGTGCCACATTAAGTGCAGTCGCTGCGTCATTCGCAGCACTACAAAGTCAGCGCATTGGAGACATTTCATAAACTAAAGTACTAAACTAGCCCTAGTTGCTTGACTAATAACGTAGCAGCCACTGTGTACTATCTTTTTGgcaacattttcattttcaacttTTTTTGTACCCACTTTGCTTACTTTCGAGAAATATTGATCCTGGCGTATATGCCGGCAAATGCAACAttaagatttatttattttttttttcatctaatCATTCTTAAGTAAGATCACTAAAAGATTGTTTTCAAAATCACTAagtcagaattttttttaatgtacaTTAAAACAATAAACAATTATTAGAAATAAAGAATGATATAATGGACGTAACAATTCCCTTGTTATGTTGCattttttattgataaatagTTGAGTAGACCAAATTAAATTAATATGATGTGATGCATGTATTGTATAAAATAATTAGTATGAATAGTTTACTAATTAaataatggaaaaaaaaaatgttttgaaaTAGTTTTTAATTGACTAGACCATAAATTCATAACAATAAAGTATGACTTGTATAAAACCATATTACGCTGAATATGGTAAAATATATGTCCAATAATATTATAACTGTTACATATCTCTCCTGCAGAAGTAACATTTAAATTTTTTGTTGACCATTACATGATTTCCTTCATCATCCAGAATTTACAAAATGAATTATTTGAACCCAACTTTTAAATGCCTTTCACACATTGTTGGCCTCAAAATTCCAAAATGGAGGACTCGTACGGTACACATCTGGTGGCAACCCAGTAATTATCTGCAACAACAATCCCATTTCTCAACCCTCACGTCACTAAATTCTTTATAAGCCCCGGAGTGAGAGCAGAGAaccctccatctctctctctctctctctctctcgcgcgcTTGATTCGATCGAGTACAATCAATCTTAGATGACGAACCAGTTGGAGAGCTTGGTGGAGTCGATCAAGTCGAAGGTGAGAGCTCTGAAGAAGTCAAAGAAGCCCTACATAAAGATGGACAAGAGCTCCAGCGTCAAGGTCGAGATCCGGAGCAAAAAGGCTCGCAAGCTCATTGACAAGACCCTCAAGCTTGCTGATCGTCCCGGAAAGCGTTCTGTTTCTTGACATCTccacacactttttttttttttttggaggagaaatctccATACACATTTGACATTTCTATATCTATCTGTATCATATCATGTATACGCATATGTAGTTTTGTACCAATGGCAATGTCTCATAGTTAGCTTGCTTAATTAGCTAGGCTGATTTGACGACGACGATGGTGATTGTAATGGGTCGTCTGtgtttatctttttctttgttggCTTCCGATCCTGTGTTTTCGATGTTTGAACCGTTTCGGATTGCTTGATGAATGATGATTCTGTTTGATGACTGTTCAGTGTTCCTCTCGTTCATGGTTATCTCAACCGACTAAACGGGcaataaaaaagaagagaggCTATCTAGTTTCTCGCACCCATAGAGTGAGTAATAACGAAAAGGTCAACCCAATACTAGTCAAGGAAAATACAATTTCTTTAGTAAGGTTGGTTCAATTGGCCTTCACATAACAAGAATATTGTGTGATTTGTGTCTAATAAAGATGATCTCTGAGGATAGTCATACTCAAGCCTCCAATGCGGAGTGTTTAGTATCAACTATTTCGGATAGTCTAGAATTAAACTAGCAGTTAGGTTTCATTTTATTTACAGATTAGAGACTAAAGAAAATCTATGTTCACTAAACCCATAATGACATTTCTAATTAGCATGTGAAAATTCAAATAATATTAGGGAGTCAGATTCAGAGGGATTATACATTCAGAGAAAGAGGGCAGATACAGATGCTACCTTTCCCAGTACTAATTTAGTTTCTCATTTGAAAATGAGAAAAGAGGAGCCCTTTTCATACTACAGAGTCAATGGTCTTGAAAGGTAATGACTTGAATATGGGATCCCATACTTCACGTGCTTTATTAATTTATAGCAATATTGATTCCATGACTTTTCATCAATTATTTGCATGtcaaatattcaaaatcatAGAGATCTTCAAAACTTTCATTAGATGATGGATTTCTGTGGTTATTCTTTTATAAACTCATGATCATGTCTTAAGCTCGGGTGAAACAAAATGATCTAATTATAAACTGCTATAGTTaccaattttcttttctctaaaatttacttattttatttttaataataaaattttctttgacTACTATATTTTTTCCAACCGAACATGTGACATGTCCTTGTTAAGAAAATTTCAACTAAATAATTGCAAGTCACATTGCTTCTGGAATAACTCTGTTCTTGATTTTCAAGTCTACTTGTTTCGGAGTTCAATGCAAACCGCGTTGTGTTCCGTAAATATATAGTTGAGGTTAATTGACACCCTTCTTTTTTGGGGTGGCTGGGTTAACATAAATATTAACGGTGCTTGGAAGAAGATTCAGGCCGTTGTGGTTATGAAGCCGTTTTTTATGATTATAGATAGAGGACAACTCCTTGGTGCGTTCGCTTCTAATCTTAACATTTCTATCTAGTTCAGTAGCGGCGGAGGTAATGGCTGTTATTAACGCTATTAAGCTAGTTTTGGTAAGGCATTGGATGCATATATGGCTAGAGTTTGACTCTTCGCTAGTTCTAAATTTTTTGTGGTCCCCTGATTTTGTGCCTTGACTGCTTCGCATTGATTGGGGCAATTGCTACTACCACATTTGAAATTAATCAAGTTGTAGATGCATTGGCGAAGTATGATTTGACTTCTAGTGAACCGATTTGGTGGGACTTGGCTCCTTTTTTCATCCGTAAACATTTTCATAGTGACCATTTAGGTATGTCAAAGTTTTGTTTTCAATAATTTGGTTTCTCTATTCTTatcttgttttgattttttgtttgggAGCTTTTGATTCTTTGGTTCCCCCTcttattgtattttttttttttacttcaaagAATTTCAGAGGTAGTGGCTTTTTACCTCTctttgtaataccccgaaaaatccaaattaaattccgtggatttttagaattgatttcGCGGTATTGGGAGCGAGTATAAAGCTTGGAGAAGTTATGGAAGTAGTTcaaacgattttattttcgaaatcgaacgttatttaggggatctcaaaaagttgactttttatacgtaccgaatttgggaaaacttccttcatgaaagttgtagaactcgtcgatacgatcgcgtgcatatgtggaacgcaatattcggagttcgtatgaataagttatgccCCGCCACTGCCCCGAAAGCTGGATCGAAGGAGCCCAGACAAGCCGATCGGACCCGGACGGAATTCCCTTTTTCCGGCGATTCATGGGccgatccttcccattttcatgatctcctcctccccctgatcatccccatgtaagtctttcatcacgattttgtgtgtagaacgctagatcaaggtttgactttttcgaCGTCCCTGATTTGATCTAGGATCTGATCGTGCGTCCGAGATTTAatccaacttcaaagcttgatctaggacgatctaggccgaaccagacttagctccaggtatgaaattTCATCAACCcttcattttgaagaagtttgtagttgacgacttttgcatcggaggtggttgaccgccGTGTTGACCACCCACTGaccaccgcttgtggcggcgcgtcggaccatattttgagtttatattatctggacgatgatctacgcatccatacgagcgttttgatatattacaaggttattttagaaaaagtggataaatagtggatttacgttttgacgttactatttaacgtttttacgttttatctttggtttacgatctgtgaagatcagaccatcggttttacttcaaattttaatatgttgatcgtatgactgtcccgatgactttgtgaggtcacgggcgaggatccgatcgttggatcttcgtataattgtgaaacagtgattcggaaggcgattcgtgagaatctgaccgtcggattttcgtataattttgtggagatgtttataaggacgattcaggaagatccgaccgttggatcttcgtgataattttggaggatgatcctaagggcgatccgtgaggatccgaccgttggatcatcatataattaggatccgaccgttggatcacctttattttcgaatctgacctttggatcgtctttatttttgaatccgaccgttggatcgtctttattttagaatctgaccattggatcgtcgtttaagtttatttcgtgtttcgtttactaagcaaagaccgtacttgattaggtacttgacggtttgagttgacgagcgtttggaatattgatatattcgactttttagaagacgcagctggattagaggtgagtaaacctcacgtggttcatattacgaaccgaataaatttaattactctattttTGTcgcaattgtgtgaaaatatcgcaattatgtgaaaatatttgtggaacaaatatttgttttaaatcatatggacttgatcaactacggtccataggtaagtaaaatgattttattatacaaatgaattttcacggtttttatgcttgaactatagttggtattagtagtcattcctgagcagatgattacgtatatatatattgacgtgaaatatatatatgttgattggcgtgtgattggtatgatgaaatgattgagaattgattggatattattcaagctattaatctcccatttaattgttgaataatgaaatgttgatcatgtggtgtgaaagctattttatatgcccaattgtgaatatgtggaaattattttaagaagtaaagatttgtcttgaaataatatatctctttatatgggtgtacatatacatttatacaatctaaaatttataaagattgtatgttgtgaatttgattatgtctgaaaagtacaattatgaagccgggtgatttcaacaaccccgtgcttaagtgaattactggtaaatgtgttttgaTGTTATGATGAGgttaagctgtgggccctagtcccttcagatagtgcactattatactcttaggaagtgtGCCTACTTTGAGTATACGTACCTTAGTTGTGtctttggtatgctgcggcttacccgtactttgggaatagtacgtcggtccctagtacgtggatttgtgatttgataccagtcaacctggttgtcccgtgttttgggaatagtacgtcggtccctaacacgtggatttgtgatttgttaccagttaatctgaaaattcactaaaaagaggagtgtacttatgttattttgatcaaatatctatctatgatatattttgaatatgtgaaggtgttagtgaaattgatcaaatatctatctatgatatattttgaatatgtgacaGTGTTAGTAaaatgaaaatcaagcatgtgttgcaatatttgttggatGTGATCAAGCATGTAttactttaatgttatttcacatattaatgtttgcaatatttgttgattgtttacttgagttataagcATTGTAACATGATCAATCAatagttctttcttgtttactcacgagctgtcaaaagcttaccgggttttgtgttgttgcaattcccggtacactattcaaattgtgtagcgggtaatctcacaggtcaggagaatcagggcagtgatcgtgcggtttagagtattagtattagatttacagcatttgtttttgtgaggagaattatactcatttgagctttacaatttgatttggtgagagtgtgctgtaataagtagcttgaggatttggtttatgtaatattaagaggtgtaattagtggttgtttctgagagaaaaattcagaacgttatttgtattgttattagtcatgttccggatttgaatccttatttcaaaattcggggtgtgacactCTTAGCCTTTTGActttagccaaaaaaaaaaaaatcatctaaaTGTCAAAACATGTCTCAAAGAATTAAACATGCATTATAAAGACTGGTACCAAAAAGTACAACTCCAAGCCTCATATTCATCTCTGCACGCAAGTGTTGTTAGTTGTTGCTATCATCAACGAATTTCGGATCCAAGCCTTGACGATCGCCTAAACCGGAGCAACTCTTTCACTAGTTTTGAAGAGCAATTGACAGAAGGCTCAAGGCTTAATGGTCATTCTCTAAAGAACAGGTGAACTTAAAAGTAGAAATTTGATGATATCTAATTCAGCTTTTACACCAAAGATCTTGTTATTTTCACAACTCGAACTCGCAGTCGAGTAAATGTGAAATTGTAATTGTCATCTAAACACGACTTCACTTCTCCAAAGACAGCTCCGTTAATCGTTTGGCAAACCTACAGAAGGTCCCTAACATCAAATGTAGTATCATAAAATTTGATATGTAGACTAACTTCATGAATTAGTATACTAGTTTGTGACTACTTCACGTTTGTATCAAATTAGTTTACTTCTATATTTAACAAAGTGTATTTGATGTGTTGGTAGCATAAAATTTTTCTAAATGAAATTTGTGTAAAGTGTTTTACAATTTTGTACCAATTTGTTTATAATTATAACCATTGCAGTAGCTGTTGAATCACAATGCTGGTTCTTGTGGTTGGAGAAACCATATCTTATTTTTGAATAAACCAACACTAAGATAATTGCCAAACAACAATTTAAAAACTTGGGCAGTGGGCAGCAAAGGATTACTGGGGGCAACGTTGCTTTCTCGCCATTTGGACTTGaagaacatcaaaatccatTAAGGGTCCTCAACTCTTCAATTAGAGAAGCAAAATCCGAGAAAGATGAACCACCTTCTTCAACAGCCCTGCTTGCCATCTCTCCAAGCGCTTTAACTCTGTTTCTCATTTCCTCTGCTTCATCACCCTCCATGATTCTATTGTCACAGCCTTCTCTATGGCCTGCCTCTTCACACTGGCCTCACTCTTCAAACTTTCATCCACAAATGAAACCCATTTTTCAGCACCAACACCAACCCCAACACGAAGTATCTGCGTCACCAACTTCTCAGTGTAAAAGTGATCAGCAAACACCGGCCAGGTCATCATCGGTATCCCAGCAGAGACTCCTTCAAGGA
Coding sequences:
- the LOC112173541 gene encoding uncharacterized protein LOC112173541; this translates as MTNQLESLVESIKSKVRALKKSKKPYIKMDKSSSVKVEIRSKKARKLIDKTLKLADRPGKRSVS